The sequence below is a genomic window from Zavarzinia compransoris.
CCCAGGTCCCGATCGCGTCCCAGGGCTTGGTAATGCCCCTTGCAAAATACGTAATCGTTATTACTATATTGGAAAGTTCGGTTCTGGTTGTCAATGATGGCTGCATCCGATGTGAACGAATGGCGCGCAGATCCCGATGAAGGCTGACCCGAAACCCAGTGACGAGATGACCCCGGCCCTTCGCGAGCCGGCAAGGCGGCGCAATCAGGCGGCGCAGGCCTTGCGCGCGGCCAAGGATGCGCTGTCGCGCGACCACATCATGGAGGTGGCGGAGCGCGTCTTCGCCGAGCACGGCTTTCTCAATGCGCGCATGCAGGATGTGGCGCGCGAGGCCGGCGTCTCGCTGGCGACGCTCTACCAGTTCTATCCGGGCAAGAAGGAATTGCACCGGGGCGTGCTGATCGAGCGGCACCGCCAGATGGTGGCGGCGGTGATCGATCAGGTGCAGGAAATCCTGGAGCGGCCCAAATCGGTGCCGCAACTGCTCTGGGTCATGAAGGCCCATCTGGCGTTCCTGCTGGAACACCCGGATTACCTGCGCCTGATCCTGCAGGAGGGCTATGCCTGGTATCACGCCGCCGCCCAGCCGACGACCGACGAGAAGGCCCTGTGGGAACAGGGGATCGAGGTCATGGTGCAGGTCCTCGGCTGGGGTGTCGAGCACGGCTATCTGGTGCCGGGCAATGGGATCGAACAGGCGCGGATGATGCTGACCATGCAGCAGACCCGCCTTGCCAATTGGGTGGCAGGCGGCATGGCGGAGGATCACGCCGCCGTGATCGCCCGGGTGATGGCGGATTTCGTCCGCCAGTTCTGCCGCCCGGCCTTCGCGGCGGCCTTGCTGACCGAGGACGGCGTCGCTCTGAAGCCGGCCTTCGCGGCGGAAATCGACGGCTTGGACAGCCACGGCTGAAAAAAGAAAAAAGGGGCATGCGGGTGAAGGAAACGAAGGGCATGGAACAAGTGTTGTTCCCCGATGGCGCGGCGCTGGTCTTCGGCGGCAGCGGCGGCATCGGCCGGGCGGTGGCACGCTGCTTCGCCGAGGCGGGCACGGATGTCGCGATCACCTATCGCCGCAAGGCGGAAGTGGCGTCCGGCTTCGTTTCCGACTGCATGAGCCTTGGCCGCCAGGCCAGCGCCCATCTGACCGACCTGACCGATGCGGACAGTGTGCGCCGCACCGTCGAACAGGTGATCGCGGCCCATGGCCGGATCCATACCGTCGTCTTCGCCGCCGGGCCGGTGGTCGAACAGGTGCCGATCGCCGATGTGACGCCGGAACTTTGGCGCCAGTCGATCGAGACCGAGACGTTCGGCTTCTTCAACGTCATCGCCGCCGTGGTGCCGCATATGCGGGCGGCGGGCGGCGGTTCCTTCGTCCATCTCGGCTCGGCCGGCCATGTGAAATGGCCGAAGAAGGACGGGCTTTCGGTGGCGCCCAAGGCGGCCAACGAAGCCCTGGTGCGCGGCCTCGCGCGGGAGGAGGGGGCGAACGGCATCCGCGCCAATTCCGTCCTCGTCGGCGTCATCGAGGCGGGCATGTTCCTGGAGCTGAAGGAACGCGGGGTTTTCCACGACCACTGGATCAAGGAAACCTTGAAGATGCTGTCGGTGAAGCGCTTCGGCAAGCCGGAGGAGATCGGCCATGCCGCCGTCTTCCTGGCCTCGGCACGGGCGGCCTATATCACCGGCCAGCAGATCAGCGTGTCCGGCGGCTTCGGGCTTTGAGGGGGATGGCGGCATGTCGGCTTTGAATACCGAACGGGTGATCGAGGTTCGCCACTGGAACGAGACGCTGTTCAGCTTCCGCACCACGCGCAGCCCGGGCCTGCGCTTCGAGAACGGCCAGTTCGTGATGATCGGCGTCGAGGTCGAGGGGCGGCCCCTGCTCCGCGCCTATAGCATCGCCAGCGCCAACCACGAGGAACACCTGGAATTCTTCAGCATCAAGGTGCAGGACGGCAAGCTGACCTCGCGCCTGCAGCATCTGGCCCCGGGCGCCGAGGTTTTCGTCGGCCGGAAGCCGACGGGGACGCTGCTGCTGGACGACCTCAAGCCCGGCCGCCATCTCTACCTGCTGGGCACGGGCACGGGGCTCGCCCCCTTCATGTCGCTGGTCAAGGATCCCGCGGCCTACGAGCGTTTCGAGAAGATCGTGGTCATGCACGGCGTCCGCCAGGTCAGCGAACTCGCCTATCGCGATTTCTTCGAGCGCGACCTGCCCGACGACGAGATCTTCGGCCCGCTGGCCCGAGAAAAACTGGTCTACTACCCCCTGGTGACGCGCGAGGAGCACCGCAACCGCATGCGTATCACCGAGGCGCTCGAAAGCGGCCGCTTCGCCGCCGACACGGGCCTGCCCAAGCTCGATCCCGCCAATGACCGGGTCATGGTCTGCGGCAGCCCGGCCATGCTGCGCGACATGCAGGCCCTGCTCGACGGGCGGGGCTTTACCGTCTCGCCTCATGTCGGCGCCGCGGGCGATTATGTGATCGAGCGGGCTTTCGTGGAACGCTGAGTTTCGCCGCCGTTATTCAGCGCGTAACACAGTAATCGTCGATCGAGGCGGCAATATTCATTGCTGCAACGCATTATGTCGTCCTGAATTTATCGACGATTGAAGCGTTCTTCCGGTGGAAATTGGATCTCATAGTCTGATCGGACGATGCTGTTACTTCAAAGAACCGCCAAGGTGCGGACATAAACGGAGGTCGGCCGGCAAGGCCGGCGGGGGATCGGAAAGACAGGGACAGCCATGGACGGCAGCTCAGACATCGGCACCACCGTGCCCAGCGAAGACGAAATCCGCGCCCGGGCCCGGGCTTTGGTGCCCTTCCTGCGCGAGCGGGCGGAAGCGGCCCAGGCGGCCCGGCGCCTGCCGGTGGAAACCGTCGCCGCGATGCAGGAGGCGGGCCTGTTCCGCGTCCTCCAGCCGAAGCGCTGGGGCGGTTACGAGATGCATCCGAACGTCTATTACGACGTCCTGATGACGCTGGGCGAGGGCGACATGTC
It includes:
- a CDS encoding SDR family NAD(P)-dependent oxidoreductase, translated to MEQVLFPDGAALVFGGSGGIGRAVARCFAEAGTDVAITYRRKAEVASGFVSDCMSLGRQASAHLTDLTDADSVRRTVEQVIAAHGRIHTVVFAAGPVVEQVPIADVTPELWRQSIETETFGFFNVIAAVVPHMRAAGGGSFVHLGSAGHVKWPKKDGLSVAPKAANEALVRGLAREEGANGIRANSVLVGVIEAGMFLELKERGVFHDHWIKETLKMLSVKRFGKPEEIGHAAVFLASARAAYITGQQISVSGGFGL
- a CDS encoding ferredoxin--NADP reductase, which codes for MSALNTERVIEVRHWNETLFSFRTTRSPGLRFENGQFVMIGVEVEGRPLLRAYSIASANHEEHLEFFSIKVQDGKLTSRLQHLAPGAEVFVGRKPTGTLLLDDLKPGRHLYLLGTGTGLAPFMSLVKDPAAYERFEKIVVMHGVRQVSELAYRDFFERDLPDDEIFGPLAREKLVYYPLVTREEHRNRMRITEALESGRFAADTGLPKLDPANDRVMVCGSPAMLRDMQALLDGRGFTVSPHVGAAGDYVIERAFVER
- a CDS encoding TetR/AcrR family transcriptional regulator; translation: MKADPKPSDEMTPALREPARRRNQAAQALRAAKDALSRDHIMEVAERVFAEHGFLNARMQDVAREAGVSLATLYQFYPGKKELHRGVLIERHRQMVAAVIDQVQEILERPKSVPQLLWVMKAHLAFLLEHPDYLRLILQEGYAWYHAAAQPTTDEKALWEQGIEVMVQVLGWGVEHGYLVPGNGIEQARMMLTMQQTRLANWVAGGMAEDHAAVIARVMADFVRQFCRPAFAAALLTEDGVALKPAFAAEIDGLDSHG